From one Molothrus aeneus isolate 106 chromosome 19, BPBGC_Maene_1.0, whole genome shotgun sequence genomic stretch:
- the LOC136564772 gene encoding alpha-1-acid glycoprotein-like, with the protein MLATLALLLGLPLALASEPQSCTSLVPITFNSTTIPQLLGQWFYIAGASRYPPHLAELRAVTFEAFSFSPGSHKDELNITEIIRMNETCVVRNFSKIQVFHENSTLVHVDDNGVASMARLIQSDKDLLILNHINIDSPNLSLSARTPNVSKEHLEEFKAHLQCLGFTEQEVFYASTEHACPLPGDEDNADPQLG; encoded by the exons ATGTTGGCCACCCTCGCcctcctcctggggctgcccctggccctggccagcgagccccagagctgcacctCGCTCGTCCCCATCACCTTCAACAGCACCACCATCCCTCAG ctcctgggacagtGGTTCTACATTGCTGGTGCCTCCAGGTACCCCCCTcacctggcagagctgagagcGGTGACATTTGaggctttttccttctctcctggcAGCCACAAGGACGAGCTCAACATCACTGAAATCATAAGGAT GAATGAGACCTGTGTGGTGAGGAACTTCAGCAAGATCCAGGTCTTCCACGAGAATTCCACCCTGGTGCATG TTGATGATAACGGGGTGGCTTCCATGGCCAGACTGATCCAAAGTGACAAAGACCTGCTGATCCTGAACCACATCAACATTGACTCCCCAAATCTGAGTCTCTCAG CAAGGACACCCAACGTGAGCAAGGAGCACTTGGAGGAGTTCAAAGcccacctgcagtgcctgggcttCACTGAGCAGGAGGTGTTCTACGCTTCCACAGAG cacgcctgtcccctgcctgggGATGAAGACAATGCAGATCCTCAGCTGGGGTAA